Proteins encoded within one genomic window of Aspergillus nidulans FGSC A4 chromosome VII:
- a CDS encoding indoleamine 2,3-dioxygenase (transcript_id=CADANIAT00008512), giving the protein MLSSPDFSLEEYEFSAQTGFLPETPPLRCLPDHYYAPWETVAQDLAASIENGTIRQAVESLPLLNTTKLRTKPEWRRAYVVLSYLTHAYVWGGEIPKEVLPPAISVPYLEVSRYLELPPVATYAALNLWNWSTSSPNDDLTCADNLSVTLSYTGTKDEEWFFMVSVALEARGARVIEMMLNTIQAVTVGDDQRIVAYLNQITEGFNELARILERMYEKNRPAVFFHLLRPYLAGSKNMASAGLPNGLFFDQGNGKGEWLQYSGGSNAQSSLIQTFDIFLGVEHTAMGGPTKTELPKAKLGKTPYIQEMRNYMPGPHRRFLEMLTRNANLRPYAMSCKLGSPVRDAYNTAVMALGSFRDKHVQIVTRYIILASKLPPPANTPVRINLASTTQTQMKDSTEKVSTGFSGTGGTDLIPFLRQTRDDTKATAYYAD; this is encoded by the exons ATGCTTTCCTCACCAGATTTCTCACTTGAAGAGTACGAGTTCTCGGCCCAAACTGGCTTTCTTCCTGAGACTCCTCCTCTGCGGTGCTTGCCAGACCATTATTACGCTCCCTGGGAGACCGTTGCCCAAGATTTGGCTGCTAGTATTGAAAACGGTACTATTCGCCAGGCTGTCGAGAGTCTGCCGTTGCTCAATACCACGAAACTGCGCACCAAGCCAGAATGGAGGAGAGCCTATGTGGTCCTTTCCTATCTTACACATGCCTATGTTTGGGGTGGTGAAATCCCCAAGGAG GTTCTGCCTCCTGCTATCTCAGTGCCATACCTGGAAGTTTCACGATACCTAGAGCTGCCTCCTGTAGCAACATATGCAGCCCTTAATCTCTGGAACTGGTCAACTTCATCACCCAACGATGACCTCACCTGTGCCGACAATCTCTCCGTCACATTGTCATATACTGGAACGAAAGACGAGGAGTGGTTCTTCATGGTCTCTGTCGCCCTGGAAGCGAGAGGAGCCCGGGTCATCGAAATGATGCTAAACACCATCCAAGCCGTGACTGTGGGCGACGACCAGAGAATAGTCGCATACCTCAACCAGATTACTGAAGGATTTAATGAGCTGGCTCGAATTCTGGAACGAATGTACGAGAAGAACCGCCCTGCCGTTTTCTTTCACTTACTCCGTCCGTACCTCGCTGGAAGCAAGAATATGGCATCTGCTGGTCTTCCAAACGGACTGTTCTTTGACCAAGGAAACGGTAAGGGTGAATGGCTCCAATACAGTGGCGGGAGTAACGCTCAAAGCTCCCTTATCCAAACTTTTGACATTTTTTTGGGCGTCGAGCACACAGCCATGGGAGGTCCCACTAAGACTGAGCTTCCAAAGGCAAAATTGGGAAAGACTCCATACATCCAG GAAATGCGAAACTACATGCCCGGACCCCACCGACGCTTCCTTGAAATGCTCACTCGAAACGCCAATCTCCGTCCGTATGCGATGAGCTGCAAGCTCGGCTCACCTGTGAGAGATGCTTACAACACCGCCGTCATGGCTCTCGGCTCGTTCCGCGACAAGCACGTACAGATCGTAACGAGGTACATTATATTGGCCTCCAAGCTCCCTCCTCCAGCGAACACACCTGTGCGGATAAACCTGGCTTCGACAACGCAAACCCAGATGAAGGACTCGACTGAGAAGGTTTCCACAGGCTTCAGCGGCACAGGTGGAACTGATTTGATACCCTTTCTGAGGCAAACTCGTGATGACACTAAGGCTACGGCGTACTATGCGGATTGA
- the yaf9 gene encoding YEATS domain-containing protein YAF9 (transcript_id=CADANIAT00008513) gives MPSATGTKRVRGVSIFRPFVFGSEAQPFDPATKPSNVSSDHTHQWRVYVRGVNGEDISYWIKKVQFKLHETYVQNVRTVEHPPYEVTETGWGEFEIQIKIYFVPESMEKPQTLWHSLKLHPYGPDAEGKKERREVVVSQNYEEVVFNEPVEQFYDYLTGGSGTQQMQKGKSGKNAKQAQQQRGGRTAEIPFNETPENPYSRTAENKELDRLAEANKTVEQMIKDEKERLIAREKRLAELRASEGVPAQPLKKSFSGRIPVHSQQRMAGTVGPPDS, from the exons ATGCCCTCCGCAACAGGTACCAAGCGTGTCAGG GGAGTCTCGATATTTAGACCTTTCG TTTTCGGTAGCGAAGCGCAACCCTTCGACCCAGCCACGAAACCAAGCAATGTATCCTCAGATCATACTCACCAATGGCGTGTTTACGTCCGCGGGGTCAACGGCGAAGACATTTCCTACTGGATTAAAAAAGTCCAGTTTAAGCTACACGAAACATACGTGCAGAACGTCCGCACAGTTGAGCATCCGCCCTACGAGGTGACGGAAACCGGATGGGGTGAATTCGAGATCCAGATTAAGATCTACTTCGTCCCGGAATCCATGGAGAAGCCACAGACCCTCTGGCACAGTCTCAAACTACACCCGTACGGGCCTGATGcggaggggaagaaggagcgGAGAGAAGTGGTGGTCAGCCAGAACTATGAGGAGGTCGTGTTCAATGAACCAGTGGAACAGTTCTATGACTATCTTACTGGAGGCTCCGGAAcgcagcagatgcagaagGGGAAGAGTGGGAAGAATGCCAAACAGGCACAACAACAGCGCGGTGGCAGGACGGCTGAAATTCCGTTTAACGAGACGCCGGAGAACCCTTACAGTCGGACGGCCGAAAACAAGGAGCTTGATCGATTAGCTGAGGCAAATAAGACCGTGGAGCAGATGATtaaggatgagaaggagcgGCTTATTGCTCGGGAGAAACGATTGGCGGAGTTGCGCGCGAGTGAAGGTGTTCCCGCACAGCCATTGAAGAAAAG TTTTTCGGGGCGAATACCCGTGCACTCGCAACAGCGCATGGCGGGAACAGTCGGTCCACCTGACTCCTAG
- the horA gene encoding ubiquinone biosynthesis protein COQ11 (transcript_id=CADANIAT00008514), producing MASKKLVVAGGNGFLGSRICKSAVARGWSVTSISRSGEPRWDVVTSSPQRPGWAKSVEWAKADILKPNTYKPFLKDANAVVHSMGILLEADYKGVVQGREPIISGLQKAFSPSKRGSQNPLQRQEGEALKAQEKDGQFTYELMNRDSAITLAQESLNEHASTFLYISASSGAPILPSRYITTKREAETTIATQLPELRSIFVRPPFMYDSSRKLTLPIALGGFVASQLNALVGNRLNFFGSMVDKPFQVDMVGEAVVEALEDPSVSGPVGPKKIEALATKAWRKSML from the exons ATGGCGTCAAAAAAGCTTGTTGTCGCCGGTGGAAATGGGTTCCTAG GCTCAAGAATATGCAAATCAGCAGTCGCAAGAGGCTGGTCTGTAACTTCGATCAG TCGGTCTGGAGAACCACGATGGGATGTCGTCACAAGCTCCCCCCAACGTCCCGGGTGGGCAAAGTCGGTGGAATGGGCTAAAGCAGATATCCTGAAGCCAAACACATACAAGCCGTTTTTGAAAGACGCGAACGCGGTGGTACATAGCATGGGTATCCTTCTTGAAGCTGACTACAAGGGAGTGGTCCAAGGGCGGGAACCGATTATTTCTGGCCTGCAGAAGGCTTTCAGTCCGTCAAAACGGGGAAGTCAGAATCCCCTCCAGAGGCAAGAGGGCGAAGCACTTAAAGCGCAGGAAAAAGACGGCCAGTTTACATATGAGCTTATGAACAGAGATTCCG CTATTACTTTAGCGCAAGAGTCTCTGAATGAGCATGCCTCAACGTTCCTCTACATCTCTGCATCCTCAGGCGCCCCGATTCTTCCGAGTAGATACATAACAACCAAACGAGAAGCGGAAACAACGATAGCCACTCAGCTTCCAGAGTTGCGGAGCATCTTCGTCCGCCCTCCATTCATGTATGATTCGAGCAGGAAGCTCACCTTGCCGATCGCCCTCGGCGGCTTCGTTGCATCGCAACTCAATGCGCTTGTGGGTAACAGACTAAATTTCTTTGGCTCGATGGTGGACAAGCCGTTCCAAGTGGACATGGTAGGCgaggcggtggtggaagCGCTGGAAGACCCGTCCGTAAGCGGGCCGGTCGGACCAAAGAAGATCGAAGCCTTGGCCACTAAGGCGTGGAGAAAGAGTATGCTATAA
- a CDS encoding protein syf2 (transcript_id=CADANIAT00008515), which yields MSSERDQEQLSLEESREGEGKSTTSQTESNASDVAEDPSTKEQTGDKEDSAAARARERKERFKALQARAKSATERNLKETAAETQRLATDPSLLSSLSRKHAFASHNLLKADTEAAGEDFERKRAWDWTVDESEKWDRRMEKKQRHRDDVAFQDYTQDARKVYKRQLREMKPDLEGYENEKMAAIEKAAASGDLEIVETNDGEMIAVDKNGTFYSTADTIGFTESKPDRAAVDKLVADLRKAEEVRLKKRRDRRGGDEDGDVTYINEKNKQFNQKLARFYNKYTTEIRDSFERGTMI from the exons ATGTCATCGGAGCGTGACCAGGAGCAACTTTCTTTAGAAGAGAGcagagaaggtgaaggaAAGTCGACAACATCGCAAACTGAATCCAATGCTTCAGATGTCGCGGAGGACCCTTCCACAAAAGAACAGACAGGCGACAAAGAAGACAGTGCAGCTGCAAGAGCCCGCGAAAGAAAGGAGAGGTTCAAAGCTCTTCAAGCGCGCGCA AAATCTGCAACTGAACGCAACCTGAAAGAGACAGCAGCCGAAACTCAGCGACTAGCAACTGACCCGTCACTTCTCTCCTCTCTATCGCGCAAACATGCTTTTGCCTCACACAACCTACTTAAAGCTGACACGGAGGCTGCTGGAGAGGACTTTGAACGCAAACGGGCTTGGGACTGGACTGTTGACGAATCCGAGAAATGGGATAGGCGGATGGAAAAAAAGCAGCGCCATCGAGACGATGTCGCATTCCAGGATTATACCCAGGATGCACGGAAAGTGTACAAGAGGCAGCTACGGGAAATGAAACCTGACCTGGAGGGCTATGAGAACGAAAAAATGGCAGCGATTGAAAAGGCTGCAGCAAGCGGCGATCTCGAGATTGTTGAAACCAATGATGGAGAAATGATTGCAGTGGATAAGAACGGTACTTTCTATTCCACAGCCGATACGATTGGATTTACCGAGAGCAAGCCCGATCGTGCTGCTGTCGATAAACTAGTCGCGGATCTGAGGAAGGCCGAAGAAGTCCGCCTCAAGAAACGCAGAGACCGCCGTGGCGGCGACGAAGATGGCGATGTCACTTACATCAACGAAAAGAACAAACAGTTCAACCAGAAATTGGCTCGCTTCTATAACAAG TACACTACCGAAATACGTGACAGCTTCGAGCGAGGTACCATGATATGA
- a CDS encoding uncharacterized protein (transcript_id=CADANIAT00008516) produces the protein MPSQLAVCRIPSAFNSANAHKIFEPPVVFQGALERCERGSTDGDILAFINGLEARLKLIDGGNHVAAHIHHMGIRYACSALSEPSLRHHLQSYLAAGGKTLGLYESLALVERLLSALQTLSFQDPKRDVSGLLRLVTGEAGPESPSLHRILFWARNDVSPMSVGGYLSLLVRAKDDTIRHKIWNEYLQRTVRNRSPIFREYQSAYVYAMSLVDAGDSPGAVSALKQVSVLARNDLPGISHFERVRDLLEDDAIKEVLSQIVSEREYAKILDIKLSDIEQRLGITWLNDLEPDESLHLGLSDNRAASDQPIFDMDGDSSGYESPERLVAEIRAHGNSKSIADYCKIADLLDDYEGSLIPISIESWPTSDTKFYWTPQRSPLELGKAISVSDYSQDVLLSKVGLARVIASKEESPYALVQTLHLIQLGYLLAERPRSSEEGSDVSPRLEETGYLVAWDRAYARMLVVFAGTCRGPVDAAIEFGDISEPSAVRAIARVEPLNNAWAVGPKTRIFRYRLEQDPSPDLFLNMQT, from the exons ATG CCATCTCAGCTGGCGGTCTGCAGGATACCGTCAGCCTT CAACTCTGCCAACGCTCATAAGATCTTTGAACCACCAGTGGTATTCCAAGGGGCATTGGAGCGATGCGAGCGTGGCAGTACAGACGGAGACATTCTTGCTTTCATCAACGGGCTAGAGGCGAGGCTGAAACTCATTGATGGCGGGAATCATGTGGCTGCTCATATCCATCATATGGGAATTCGGTATGCATGCTCTGCCTTATCTGAGCCCTCTTTGCGCCATCATTTACAGAGTTACCTCGCCGCTGGTGGTAAAACGCTTGGGCTATATGAAAGCCTTGCCTTGGTGGAGCGGCTTCTGTCGGCCCTCCAGACTCTGTCATTTCAAGATCCAAAGCGCGACGTAAGCGGCCTGCTTCGCCTAGTTACTGGGGAGGCCGGTCCTGAAAGTCCGAGCCTGCATAGAATACTCTTTTGGGCGAGAAACGACGTTAGTCCCATGAGCGTGGGAGGATATCTGTCTCTGCTCGTCAGAGCTAAAGACGACACCATTCGCCATAAGATATGGAACGAATATCTGCAACGCACCGTTCGCAACCGATCTCCCATCTTTCGGGAATACCAGTCCGCATACGTTTATGCTATGTCTCTGGTGGATGCTGGCGACTCACCGGGGGCTGTAAGTGCTCTGAAGCAAGTGTCAGTACTTGCAAGGAATGACTTGCCTGGTATATCACATTTCGAGCGCGTAAGGGATCTTCTAGAGGATGATGCCATAAAGGAGGTGTTAAGCCAGATCGTCAGTGAACGGGAGTATGCAAAAATCTTAGATATCAAGTTAAGTGATATCGAGCAAAGGCTTGGGATCACTTGGCTTAATGATCTAGAACCGGACGAATCCCTCCACCTTGGGCTTTCCGACAACCGCGCTGCTAGTGACCAGCCAATATTTGATATGGACGGAGATAGTTCTGGTTATGAAAGCCCTGAAAGGCTGGTTGCAGAAATCCGGGCTCATGGGAATTCCAAATCCATTGCCGACTATTGTAAGATTGCCGACCTGTTGGACGACTATGAGGGGAGTTTGATACCTATCTCCATCGAATCCTGGCCAACGTCGGATACAAAGTTCTATTGGACACCACAACGTTCACCGCTGGAACTCGGCAAGGCTATTTCCGTATCTGACTATTCTCAGGACGTTTTGCTCTCGAAAGTAGGGTTGGCCAGAGTCATTGCAAGTAAAGAAGAGAGTCCGTACGCCCTTGTACAAACTCTGCACTTGATCCAGCTTGGCTACCTCCTCGCAGAGCGGCCAAGGTCCTCTGAGGAGGGTTCCGACGTTTCACCTCGACTGGAAGAAACAGGGTACTTAGTGGCGTGGGACCGTGCTTATGCTAGAATGCTGGTTGTTTTCGCAGGGACATGTCGCGGGCCAGTTGATGCTGCTATTGAGTTCGGGGACATCTCCGAACCTTCTGCTGTCAGGGCAATCGCGAGGGTTGAACCTCTGAACAATGCGTGGGCAGTTGGACCGAAGACCCGCATCTTCAGGTATCGCCTAGAACAGGATCCCAGTCCAGACCTATTCCTCAACATGCAGACATAG
- a CDS encoding Bys1 family protein (transcript_id=CADANIAT00008517) yields the protein MHFKLAAILSLAPLAFAGISNARILNNMDNTNIVMTEPNSMKTNGMETMKRPFMMRPATNETIAIGHAIVANLCEQPIYLWSVGQDISPQYMINPGEEYVEEFRRDPQTGGIAIKITTVKDGLYTSAPQTVFAYNLVEDLVWYDLSDVFGDPFQGQIVSIEPSEPEIHWENGVPPSGSQVRMLEASTDLVLSIC from the coding sequence ATGCATTTCAAACTTGCAGCTATCCTCTCCCTCGCACCTCTCGCCTTTGCAGGCATCTCCAACGCCAGAATACTCAACAACATGGACAACACCAACATTGTCATGACTGAGCCCAACAGCATGAAAACCAACGGGATGGAAACCATGAAGCGTCCTTTTATGATGCGTCCAGCCACGAATGAGACTATTGCAATTGGGCACGCCATCGTCGCGAACCTCTGCGAGCAGCCAATCTACCTCTGGTCTGTCGGCCAAGACATAAGTCCACAGTACATGATCAATCCGGGCGAGGAATATGTTGAGGAATTTCGCCGCGACCCGCAGACCGGAGGAATCGCGATCAAGATTACCACCGTCAAAGACGGCCTGTACACCAGCGCCCCGCAGACTGTGTTTGCGTATAATCTTGTCGAGGACCTGGTTTGGTATGACCTTTCTGACGTCTTTGGTGACCCCTTCCAGGGGCAGATTGTGAGCATCGAGCCTTCGGAGCCAGAAATCCATTGGGAGAACGGAGTGCCGCCGAGTGGGAGTCAGGTGCGCATGTTGGAGGCCTCGACTGATTTAGTGTTGAGTATTTGCTAA
- a CDS encoding arylsulfotransferase family protein (transcript_id=CADANIAT00008518), producing the protein MARRFLAAASALLLAIEAAADNWPFMTLQTAPFQPPQVSVTKSGHTDPGYIFVGPRGNQELGTAALIYDEDANLIYQGPQEVTANFKVQKLFNEDVLTFWAGDMMKLGFGYGTVHILDNTYREIYTVTLQDNFVSPDGNPRDSYIDLHESHVTDRNTLLVTAYNVTQHDLTSIGGRPDDHMLDGKFYEIDIATNEIVFSWSALDHLDDIPLEESKQGWGDDVGSQETPYDAYHINSVELMEDGYIISLRHFWSGYFVHNNGSVLWRLSGEEGTGDFEIDDRAAFSWQHDIRIYNQTEEGFAMSLFNNANTPTNEVAATTGLSFDVDMINRKVHTRRILNDTDDVIHSVSQGSYQLLSEETQHVLLGYGSIAQVKEYDADNKEVLTVKFGEDNAVASYRGYKCQWKATPFWKPALVVRRTGPDSIFVYMSWNGATEYDNWAVYSSTYSDGSDPKFEATVERTGFESSIELHGLPSGFLQVIARKGDIPLGSSDVASLQTEVGGEVETETGN; encoded by the exons ATGGCCCGCCGTTTTCTTGCCGCTGCTAGCGCCTTACTGCTGGCCATCgaagccgccgccgataACTGGCCGTTCATGACCCTCCAAACCGCTCCCTTCCAACCGCCGCAAGTTTCAGTAACCAAGAGCGGCCATACGGATCCGGGATACATCTTCGTCGGGCCCCGTGGGAATCAGGAACTGGGAACCGCTGCGCTGATATACGATGAGGACGCCAATTTGATCTATCAGGGCCCGCAAGAGGTTACGGCGAACTTCAAGGTGCAGAAACTCTTTAACGAAGATGTCCTCACCTTCTGGGCGGGTGATATGATGAAGCTAGGCTTTGGATATGGTACTGTGCATATTCTCGACAACACATACCGCGAAATCTACACCGTCACACTTCAGGACAACTTCGTTTCGCCGGACGGCAACCCGAGAGACTCGTATATTGACCTTCACGAGAGTCATGTGACGGACCGCAATACCCTGTTGGTGACGGCCTACAATGTGACCCAGCACGATCTCACTTCAATTGGTGGCCGTCCGGATGACCACATGCTGGACGGGAAGTTCTATGAGATTGACATTGCAACCAATGAGATTGTGTTCTCTTGGAGCGCTTTGGATCATTTAGATGATATACCTCTGGAGGAGTCGAAACAAGGCTGGGGAGACGATGTCGGGTCTCAGGAGACGCCTTATGATGCATATCATATTAACTCGGTTGAACTCATGGAAGATGGCTATATTATCTCGCTCCGGCACTTTTGGTCTGGGTACTTTGTCCATAACAATGGCTCCGTTCTTTGGAGACTGAGC GGtgaagaaggcactggcGATTTCGAGATCGATGACCGTGCTGCGTTCTCTTGGCAGCATGATATCCGCATCTATAACCAGACCGAAGAAGGATTTGCGATGAGCTTATTCAACAACGCCAATACTCCAACCAACGAGGTAGCCGCGACTACTGGGCTGAGTTTCGATGTTGATATGATTAACCGCAAGGTCCACACTCGTCGGATTTTGAACGACACGGACGATGTGATTCACAGCGTCAGCCAGGGAAGTTATCAGCTCCTCAGCGAAGAGACTCAACACGTACTTTTGGGTTATGGTTCCATCGCCCAGGTAAAAGAGTACGACGCCGACAATAAAGAGGTCCTCACTGTCAAGTTTGGCGAGGACAATGCAGTTGCGTCATACCGTGGCTACAAGTGCCAATGGAAAGCCACTCCCTTCTGGAAGCCCGCCCTGGTCGTTCGCCGGACGGGCCCAGACTCCATCTTTGTCTACATGAGCTGGAATGGGGCGACTGAGTATGACAACTGGGCCGTCTACTCATCAACGTATTCCGACGGGTCCGACCCTAAATTTGAAGCCACTGTCGAACGGACCGGATTCGAATCTAGCATTGAACTGCACGGCTTACCTAGCGGGTTCCTTCAAGTGATTGCACGAAAGGGTGACATTCCACTAGGATCTTCGGACGTCGCATCCCTGCAGACGGAGGTGGGCGGCGAGGTGGAGACAGAGACAGGCAATTAG
- a CDS encoding putative MFS sugar transporter (transcript_id=CADANIAT00008519) codes for MGRKLSLFRAIYLASASCMGSFAFAFDTGVISGVLTLESFQRDFRYTESQKTTVNSNAVSILQAGAFFGCFLTTPVASRFGRRSGLIISSLVFTVGTILQIINAHTLATFYTGRVIAGVGIGAATVLIPMYSAEMAPKEIRGRLGACFQLFFALGVMIAYWVTFAVSETQPPKPKQWQIALGLQLLPSTLLLIGMVTVKESARWLAVKGRNEEAWESLKWVRGGEDTPELQQEFDEILAGIAEEARVKENFTWRELLLPANRYRIFIAITIQLCAQLSGNTSLAYYATQIFSAVGAGSSAKLVTGFFGVVKVVGVSIFQLFVIDKIGRRVPFMAGAFAMGSFMLIIACVLATHPTSSDGADSGATPAGIAMIIMVYAEAFSFNMSWGALPWLYVGEIFSSRLREVGVTVGAASQWLFNFMMSQVTPHAISNIGWRMFLMFAIFNYAIVVYSWVFLKETLKVSLEEMQGIFGAGTEPDGKPTVEAHESLTK; via the exons ATGGGCCGGAAGCTCAGTTTATTCAGGGCCATCTACCTGGCGTCTGCCAGTTGCATGGGATCTTTCGCTTTTGCATTTGATACTGGCGTTATCA GCGGTGTCCTCACTCTCGAATCGTTCCAGAGGGACTTTCGGTATACTGAATCGCAGAAGACAACCGTCAATTCTAATGCCGTCTCAATTCTGCAGGCTGGTGCGTTTTTCGGCTGTTTCCTCACCACGCCAGTTGCATCGCGCTTTGGCCGTCGATCAGGCTTGATCATCAGTTCTCTGGTCTTCACCGTTGGAACAATCTTGCAAATCATCAACGCGCATACTCTGGCGACGTTCTACACAGGTAGAGTAATTGCCGGCGTCGGGATCGGCGCGGCAACTGTGTTGATTCCGATGTACTCCGCTGAGATGGCCCCGAAAGAGATCCGCGGGCGACTCGGTGCTTGTTTCCAGTTATTCTTCGCTTTGGGTGTAATGATCGCCTACTGGGTCACCTTCGCCGTTTCAGAGACCCAGCCACCGAAGCCCAAGCAATGGCAGATAGCGCTCGGTCTGCAGCTACTGCCATCCACTCTGTTGCTGATCGGAATGGTCACTGTCAAGGAAAGTGCCCGCTGGCTGGCGGTCAAGGGCCGGAACGAAGAAGCGTGGGAGTCTCTGAAATGGGTTCGAGGTGGAGAGGACACgccggagctgcagcaggaatTCGATGAAATTCTCGCAGGcattgcagaagaagcccgcgTCAAAGAAAACTTTACTTGGCGTGAACTCCTTCTGCCCGCGAATCGGTACCGAATCTTCATTGCCATTACGATTCAGCTCTGTGCCCAGTTGTCCGGTAATACTTCCTTGGCATACTATGCGACCCAGATATTCTCGGCCGTCGGCGCGGGGAGCTCCGCCAAACTGGTGACTGGCTTCTTTGGCGTGGTCAAGGTCGTAGGTGTCAGCATCTTCCAATTGTTTGTCATTGACAAGATTGGACGAAGGGTGCCATTCATGGCTGGGGCTTTCGCAATGGGTTCGTTCATGCTTATTATCGCGTGCGTGCTTGCAACTCATCCCACGAGCTCGGATGGGGCCGACTCGGGAGCAACGCCGGCCGGTATTGCAATGATCATTATGGTGTACGCCGAAGCCTTTAGCTTCAATATGTCCTGGGGCGCGCTTCCATGGCTATACGTCGGCGAGATTTTCTCGAGTCGGCTGCGAGAAGTCGGTGTGACCGTTGGAGCGGCGTCGCAATGGCTGTTTAACTTTATGATGTCTCAGGTGACGCCACACGCCATTAGTAATATTGGCTGGcggatgttcttgatgtttgccatcttcaactATGCGATCGTGGTATACTCGTGGGTATTCCTTAAAGAG ACGCTGAAAGTCTCACTCGAGGAGATGCAAGGTATCTTCGGAGCAGGCACTGAGCCAGATGGAAAACCTACAGTGGAAGCACATGAAAGCCTCACAAAATAG
- a CDS encoding uncharacterized protein (transcript_id=CADANIAT00008520): MNSPAESDRITRPTDPDGLVLEAWGQGLMVGSLVVMAAVTISNMRKHILLHKLIFAELILAIPHGTWIFSKEPIYGWHLSASAIGLNVSWSLHNVIAWMKNRPFFSKRVSNIYIITVLLVQPYWVLEIYANFTYFNNVNKIFLTTRPLEPLFRELVTISPRFGIMLASMCLSLAFVVVDECSVLGVFNSASLPSGVQPFWKLSFIFKCLCDTVILDDFKTALDRMRDYWFQKQVRGGDIILHGGDGHRRLGYSGRAVGDEDYDIEMMSNGAQQGSDFGKGTSDSFPHAEFTQSDAPYAALECHTFSNTQIPTLW, encoded by the exons ATGAACTCTCCCGCAGAGTCTGACCGTATCACCCGTCCCACCGACCCGGACGGCCTGGTCCTCGAAGCCTGGGGCCAGGGTCTCATGGTCGGGTCGCTGGTCGTGATGGCCGCAGTCACTATCAGCAATATGAGGAAGCACATTCTGCTACACAAGCTGATCTTTGCAGAG CTCATCCTCGCTATCCCCCACGGCACCTGGATTTTCTCCAAGGAACCCATCTATGGGTGGCACCTGTCTGCCAGCGCAATCGGGCTTAATGTATCATGGTCTCTACACAACGTCATTGCCTGGATGAAGAACAGGCCCTTCTTCTCAAAGCGAGTCTCGAACATCTACATCATCACTGTCCTGCTGGTGCAGCCGTACTGGGTCCTAGAGATCTATGCGAATTTTACGTATTTCAATAATGTCAACAAGATATTTTTGACGACCAGGCCTTTGGAGCCGCTATTTCG GGAGCTGGTAACAATTAGTCCGCGGTTCGGAATTATGCTCGCCTCAATGTGCCTCTCGCTTGCATTTGTTGTCGTCGATGAATGTAGTGTCCTCGGTGTCTTTAACAGTGCATCGCTTCCTTCAGGGGTCCAGCCGTTCTGGAAG TTGTCGTTTATATTCAAGTGTCTTTGCGATACGGTGATCCTCGATGACTTTAAGACCGCGCTTGATCGGATGCGGGATTATTGGTTTCAAAAGCAGGTGAGGGGTGGCGATATCATTCTCCATGGAGGCGATGGGCATCGTCGTCTGGGTTATTCTGGAAGGGCTGTGGGTGACGAAGATTATGATATCGAGATGATGTCTAATGGTGCGCAGCAGGGAAGTGACTTCGGAAAGGGGACCTCTGACAGCTTTCCGC ATGCAGAGTTCACGCAGTCTGATGCGCCTTATGCTGCTTTGGAATGCCACACTTTCAGTAATACCCAGATTCCCACTTTATGGTAA